AGAATACGTTGCTGAATTGATGCGCTCTGCAGGTTTCGCTGTGACTGAAAAACGTGATGTTGGGCGTTACCATTATGTAGTTGTGGCAAAACCAAGTTAGGCTTGCTCAGCCTTAGCGTAAAGCTCCAGCAAATCATGTTTGAATTTTTCAGGCTGGTCTTTGTAGGCTGAGTGGCTTGCGCCTTCATAAACGATTAGTTTTGCTTTTGGCAGTTTTTCGGCTAAGGTGCGCATTTCTTCGCCTGCGATGATGTTGTCTTCTGAACCCCAAATTATCGTAACTGGAAACCTAAAGCGGCTGTAAGCTTGCACCAAGTTCTTTTCTAGGGCTCTGGCTGGCGCAATCAGCAGTAACCCTTTCACGGGGAACTTGATGGCATAGTGCAGTGCTATGTTTCCGCCTATGCTGGCACCGACAAGAACAGGGGTCTCAGAATCAAAAATGGTTCTGACCGCCTCATTTACAAACGCCAGATTCTTTTGAGGGTCACGGGTTTTTGGTTGACATTGACTCTTTATTCCGTAAGGCATGTCTAAAGCCAAAAAAGGAACATGTTTTTCCGTTAAAATTTCAGTTATTTTTATGCGTTGCCAAACTTCAATGGTGTATGATAACCCATGCAGGAAAACAATCGGGAACCCTGCAGCATTGTAATGTAGGGCTTGGCACTTGTAGCCAGCAACGTTTAATGTTTTCTCCAACCTAGTTCCACCATTCTGCTATTTTCACACTGCGTCTTATAACATTTTTATCCGTGTTAAATTTACACAAGAAATAATAGCTTGGTTCTTGAAAGTTTACTGTATGGTGATGTTTTGGCAGCAGTTAAAGTTGGCGATAAAGCTCCTGATTTTACGCTTCCCTCTCAAATGGGCGACAACGTGACGCTCTCAGAGTATTTTGGCAAGAAAAACATCGTCCTCTACTTCTATCCAAAAGACGAATCGCCAGGTTGCACCCGACAAGCCTGCAGTTTTCGCGACAGCTACGAAGAACTAACCAATTTAGGTGCTGAAGTTCTTGGTGTGAGCGGGCAAAGTGTGCAATCGCATAAGTTCTTTGCAACTCATCATGGTTTACCGTTTCTTCTCCTAAGCGACGTGGGCAACAAAGTCCGAGAACTCTATGGCGTTCCCTCAACCATGGGGCTACTGCCAGGACGTGTTACGTACATCATAGACAAGAAAGGCATAGTCAGGCACATTTTTTCTTCCCAAACACAAGTGCAACGCCATGTAGACGAAGCAAAGAATACACTACGGCAACTAGAAGAAGAGCAAACCGCCACTTAAACGGAGAAACAGCAGTTGCTTGCACTATACAATACGCTAACGCGAGAGACTCAACCGTTTAAACCCCTAAAGGACGCGCAGGTGAAGATGTACACTTGCGGTCCATCAACTTATCAGCGCGCGCACATCGGCAACTACCGCACTTTCCTTTATGAAGATGTTCTTCAACGTTACTTGGAATACTTGGGCTATAAGGTCACAAGACTTATGACGTTAACTGACGTGGAAGACAAGGCGGTAGAGCAAGCAAAAAAAGAAAACCTCACCATAGAAGAGCTAACCAGCAAAAACGAAGCGATTTTTTTCAAAGATTTTGAGCGTTTGCACATCAAAAAACCCGACTACCCAATACGTGCTTCCACAGCAGTTGACCAAACAGTAAACTTGATTACTAATCTGGTAGAAAACGGCTATGCTTATTGGTACACACATAAAGGTGCAAAAAACGCTTATTTTGAGCCCTTAAAATTCAAGGGCTTCGGCAAACTCGCCCATTTAGACACAAGCAAGTGGCCCAAAAAACAGCGACGCTTTCACAAGGACACGTATCCTGGCACGCCGTGGAACATGGGGGATTTTGTGCTTTGGCATGGTTGCAAGCCAGGCGATGTCTGCTATGAAACTCCTATTGGTTGTGGTCGTCCAGCGTGGAACATTCAAGACGCGGCTATAGTGACTAAGCATTTGGGCTTCACTATTGATGTGGCGTGCGGTGGAGTAGACAATTTGGTTAGGCACCACGATTACACCCTTGCCATCGCTGAGGCAGTTTCTGGAAAACAGTTTTCTAGGTTTTGGCTACATGGCGCGCACCTGCTTGTGGCTGGAAAGAAAATGTCAAAGAGTGTGGGCAACGTGTATTGCCCAAGCGATATTCTTGAAAAAGGGTTTAGCGGTGAACAGTTGCGTTTCTTTCTAATTTATGGGCATTACAGGGAAAAACGTGACTTTACTTTTCAAAAGCTAACCGAAACCAGTCGGAGGCTGGGTTCACTCAAGAGCATGATAGTTGAGTTGCAGAGGGTTAAACCATCAAGTCAAGCTGAAAGGCAACAGGCGCTGACTGGCAGAATTACGGCTGATTTTGAGCGTCACATGAACAATGATTTAGACGTGAAAGGCGCTTTTGACAGCGCATATGAGACAGTTGAAGAACTAAGTTCAGTGTCTCCGTCGTTAGGTACAGAGGATGTAAAGAATGTGCTGGATGGCTTGCGCAGGGTCGACAGTGTACTGCGATGCGGTTTAGTTTAGACTAATTCGCCTACGAGTTTTGCTCTCGCCAGGTTTTCTGCTCCATGAGGAGCTAGCTCTAATTCGTTGGTTAGGTCTTTTCCAGCGTTATGTGAACCA
This genomic interval from Candidatus Bathyarchaeota archaeon contains the following:
- a CDS encoding class I tRNA ligase family protein produces the protein MLALYNTLTRETQPFKPLKDAQVKMYTCGPSTYQRAHIGNYRTFLYEDVLQRYLEYLGYKVTRLMTLTDVEDKAVEQAKKENLTIEELTSKNEAIFFKDFERLHIKKPDYPIRASTAVDQTVNLITNLVENGYAYWYTHKGAKNAYFEPLKFKGFGKLAHLDTSKWPKKQRRFHKDTYPGTPWNMGDFVLWHGCKPGDVCYETPIGCGRPAWNIQDAAIVTKHLGFTIDVACGGVDNLVRHHDYTLAIAEAVSGKQFSRFWLHGAHLLVAGKKMSKSVGNVYCPSDILEKGFSGEQLRFFLIYGHYREKRDFTFQKLTETSRRLGSLKSMIVELQRVKPSSQAERQQALTGRITADFERHMNNDLDVKGAFDSAYETVEELSSVSPSLGTEDVKNVLDGLRRVDSVLRCGLV
- a CDS encoding alpha/beta hydrolase — translated: MEKTLNVAGYKCQALHYNAAGFPIVFLHGLSYTIEVWQRIKITEILTEKHVPFLALDMPYGIKSQCQPKTRDPQKNLAFVNEAVRTIFDSETPVLVGASIGGNIALHYAIKFPVKGLLLIAPARALEKNLVQAYSRFRFPVTIIWGSEDNIIAGEEMRTLAEKLPKAKLIVYEGASHSAYKDQPEKFKHDLLELYAKAEQA
- a CDS encoding peroxiredoxin, yielding MAAVKVGDKAPDFTLPSQMGDNVTLSEYFGKKNIVLYFYPKDESPGCTRQACSFRDSYEELTNLGAEVLGVSGQSVQSHKFFATHHGLPFLLLSDVGNKVRELYGVPSTMGLLPGRVTYIIDKKGIVRHIFSSQTQVQRHVDEAKNTLRQLEEEQTAT